One Deltaproteobacteria bacterium DNA window includes the following coding sequences:
- a CDS encoding ABC transporter ATP-binding protein has protein sequence MSRSTILSGMDLSKKYETLEVVKGVSIRIDTGEFVCLVGKSGCGKTTLLSLLSGLERPTKGDVVLNGKKINGATEDELALFRRENVGFIFQSFNLIPTLSAWENVALPLFPMKMTGDERRRRASELLDQMELGQRMDHLPSALSGGEKQRVAIARALINHPKIVFADEPTGNLDSATGDAIMDILRRLHREEGVAILMVTHEAELAEQADRLIRMHDGEVIS, from the coding sequence ATGAGTAGATCGACGATTTTATCGGGCATGGATTTGAGCAAGAAATATGAAACCCTTGAGGTGGTGAAAGGGGTTTCGATCCGCATTGATACAGGAGAATTTGTTTGTCTCGTGGGAAAATCCGGCTGTGGCAAGACGACCCTGCTTTCTCTTCTCTCCGGATTGGAGCGTCCTACAAAGGGGGATGTTGTCCTCAACGGCAAGAAGATCAACGGCGCCACCGAGGATGAGCTGGCGCTCTTTCGCCGGGAGAACGTGGGTTTCATTTTCCAGTCTTTTAACCTGATCCCCACCCTTTCCGCATGGGAAAACGTGGCACTGCCTCTGTTTCCAATGAAGATGACAGGCGACGAGCGACGCAGGCGGGCGTCCGAACTCCTGGATCAGATGGAACTGGGACAAAGGATGGACCACCTTCCTTCGGCCCTCTCAGGCGGAGAGAAGCAGCGGGTGGCCATTGCCCGGGCCCTGATCAATCATCCCAAGATCGTTTTCGCCGATGAACCCACCGGCAACCTGGATTCCGCAACCGGCGACGCCATTATGGATATCTTAAGAAGACTGCACAGGGAAGAAGGGGTGGCCATTCTCATGGTTACCCACGAGGCCGAGCTCGCCGAACAAGCGGATCGGCTCATACGCATGCATGACGGAGAGGTTATATCATGA
- a CDS encoding ABC transporter ATP-binding protein has translation MELIVGKDVSKVYQSGEVSIQALKEVNFSIEKRAFVSFVGPSGSGKTTLLNLIGCLDKPSGGRLFVAGMDVSGLGKTDAALFRGAHIGFIFQSFNLIPILTAYENVEYPLIVVRNIPASGRRKQVEDLLAAVGMSDQQKKRPDQLSGGQKQRVAIARALVTHPQLVLADEPTANLDHDTAMGILRLMKKIRDELETTFVFSTHDHRIIGEAERIYRIEDGVLKTNGTNGGRGNG, from the coding sequence TTGGAACTGATCGTGGGAAAAGATGTAAGCAAGGTCTATCAAAGCGGGGAGGTGTCCATACAGGCCTTGAAAGAGGTGAACTTCTCCATTGAAAAAAGGGCCTTTGTTTCTTTTGTGGGACCCTCGGGGAGCGGAAAAACGACGCTCCTGAATCTCATCGGCTGTCTCGACAAGCCGTCCGGGGGCAGGCTTTTTGTGGCCGGGATGGATGTGTCGGGGCTCGGCAAGACGGATGCGGCCCTTTTCAGGGGAGCGCACATCGGGTTCATCTTTCAGAGCTTCAACCTGATCCCCATACTTACCGCCTATGAGAACGTGGAATATCCCTTGATCGTGGTCCGGAATATCCCCGCATCCGGACGGCGGAAACAAGTGGAGGACCTTCTTGCGGCCGTGGGGATGAGCGATCAGCAGAAAAAGCGGCCCGACCAGCTCTCAGGCGGGCAGAAGCAGCGGGTGGCCATTGCCAGGGCGCTGGTGACCCATCCCCAACTGGTGCTTGCCGACGAACCCACGGCCAATCTGGACCACGACACGGCCATGGGGATCCTCAGGCTTATGAAGAAGATCCGGGATGAATTGGAGACCACCTTTGTGTTTTCAACCCATGACCACCGGATCATCGGGGAAGCCGAGCGGATCTACCGCATCGAAGATGGCGTGTTAAAAACAAACGGAACCAACGGAGGGCGAGGCAATGGCTAA
- a CDS encoding zf-HC2 domain-containing protein: MISWYVDDELSPDEKKDFDFHIQECATCREELEETQALLRIFASAERFSAPFGFTTRVLGNLGEKEESPLRGLLAVKPFFLRSAQVAFALVVITIGIISGNLLLAERTDTIGQAAVVQEVFSLDLFQATPPDSIGGIYSTLMRPSHES; encoded by the coding sequence TTGATCTCCTGGTACGTGGATGATGAGTTGAGTCCGGATGAGAAGAAGGATTTCGACTTCCATATCCAAGAGTGCGCCACGTGCAGAGAAGAACTGGAAGAAACGCAGGCGCTACTCCGGATTTTTGCCTCCGCCGAGAGATTTTCCGCACCTTTCGGATTCACCACGAGGGTATTGGGAAACCTGGGAGAGAAAGAGGAGTCACCACTCCGGGGCCTTCTCGCTGTCAAGCCCTTCTTTCTTCGGTCGGCACAAGTGGCTTTCGCGCTTGTCGTCATAACCATAGGCATAATCTCGGGCAACCTTCTCTTGGCGGAAAGGACAGACACCATCGGACAAGCGGCCGTGGTGCAGGAAGTCTTTTCTCTCGACCTGTTTCAGGCCACGCCTCCTGATTCGATAGGCGGGATCTATAGCACCCTCATGAGACCGAGCCATGAAAGTTAA
- a CDS encoding ABC transporter permease: MNLRYLRNELYYQKRRTLAAVIGLSIGIALLIILNALSMAYRRAAQVPLQEIGADVTVQRSGNVPKDLTGAVFPCSAVTIRNEEVKRIEALPGVRGVGKAVLLWVFDPDRAWIVLGVEQKNAVGPAILSASVTEGRFLEEGKSEALVEVAYARQFGMKLGDTLSVAGREFPVVGLVDASRATKLAVANVYLPLADAQDLAGSSKPLQSVSPFDPGDVNLLFIKADQEKIPELAASLRGILGKKATVATPDSFLKLLGSLFALSDKFTMAASLIAIIVAVLIAFKTMAGNIAERAKEIGVLKAVGWTNRNVVVQLLTESVVQCFLAGLLGILIALAAAFGLGFMQVSIPIPWDMSPTPHFLPGGGDQIFKTLRLPIHVPWTLAAFAVLLSIVIGGMTGALLGRHTAKIKPSEVLRHE, from the coding sequence ATGAACCTGCGTTACTTGAGGAATGAACTTTATTACCAAAAACGGAGAACCCTGGCGGCCGTCATAGGCCTCTCCATCGGCATTGCGCTTCTGATTATCCTTAATGCACTGTCCATGGCCTACCGCCGAGCGGCCCAAGTGCCCCTTCAGGAGATCGGGGCGGATGTCACTGTGCAGCGGTCCGGGAATGTTCCGAAAGATCTGACGGGGGCCGTTTTTCCTTGTTCCGCGGTGACAATCAGGAACGAGGAGGTAAAAAGGATCGAGGCATTGCCGGGGGTGCGCGGGGTGGGCAAGGCCGTCTTGCTGTGGGTCTTCGATCCAGACAGGGCATGGATCGTTCTGGGGGTTGAGCAGAAAAATGCAGTTGGCCCGGCGATTCTCAGCGCTTCCGTGACAGAAGGGAGATTTCTCGAAGAAGGGAAATCAGAGGCCCTGGTTGAGGTCGCCTATGCCCGGCAGTTTGGGATGAAGCTGGGAGATACCCTCTCGGTGGCCGGCAGGGAGTTCCCGGTCGTGGGTCTCGTGGATGCCTCCCGGGCCACAAAACTCGCCGTGGCGAATGTCTACCTGCCTCTGGCGGATGCACAGGACCTGGCCGGTTCCTCTAAACCACTTCAGTCGGTTTCCCCCTTTGATCCCGGGGACGTGAACCTGCTTTTCATTAAGGCCGACCAGGAAAAGATTCCGGAACTGGCAGCCTCCCTCAGGGGCATCCTGGGCAAAAAAGCAACCGTAGCCACCCCGGATTCCTTCCTGAAGCTCCTGGGGAGTCTCTTTGCCCTGTCGGACAAATTTACCATGGCTGCGTCTCTGATTGCCATTATCGTCGCTGTCCTGATTGCCTTCAAGACCATGGCCGGAAACATAGCAGAGCGGGCAAAGGAAATCGGGGTCTTGAAAGCGGTTGGCTGGACCAACCGCAACGTAGTTGTCCAGCTCTTGACGGAATCCGTTGTGCAGTGTTTCCTGGCAGGCCTTCTGGGAATCCTGATTGCCCTGGCGGCGGCATTCGGGTTAGGCTTTATGCAGGTCAGTATCCCCATCCCCTGGGACATGAGCCCGACCCCGCACTTTCTCCCCGGCGGGGGAGACCAGATCTTCAAGACCCTGCGGCTCCCCATTCACGTGCCCTGGACACTGGCTGCCTTTGCGGTTTTGCTTTCCATCGTCATTGGAGGCATGACAGGGGCGTTGCTCGGCAGACATACGGCAAAGATCAAACCATCGGAGGTTCTAAGGCATGAGTAG
- a CDS encoding ABC transporter permease yields the protein MNYRYVWNELRHHRHRTLVNVLGIAIGISLFVSINAVSTAYQDAVSLPLKNLGADLVVQRPERRAVDSAQSPASMRGIRVPFSNQLLSVRDLENLKTIAGIDSMAASLLLWEFDQGGFRTIMGVDTAQPNLGPVKVKEWLKEGRFPENPGEAVLEKHYAKFRHARPGGSFPIGERSFKIVGLLDVKEGSQIASANIYLSLADAQTVFSGETRGVNVVYLHLKTPSLLGRVKTRISKELSGVSVTSSDSFLELMGGVSKISDQFSLLVSVAALAGAIFLIIKTMLSNLVARSSEIGILKAVGWREKDIQKQLMGEVLLQALLGGILGVMAGYGISYLLGFLSIPVSTPWEVNLMPAFAKDPEAASQLVRLPVSVSAGLVSASLALSLLAGGLASWFMGRRTARMKPADILRRL from the coding sequence ATGAATTATCGCTACGTGTGGAATGAGTTGCGACATCACCGGCACCGCACCCTCGTGAATGTGCTGGGTATCGCAATCGGGATCAGCCTCTTTGTCTCCATCAATGCCGTATCCACTGCCTACCAGGATGCGGTCAGCCTCCCCTTAAAGAACCTTGGAGCCGATCTGGTCGTGCAGCGGCCGGAAAGGCGGGCCGTAGACTCGGCGCAGTCTCCCGCGTCGATGCGGGGCATCCGCGTGCCCTTTTCCAATCAGCTTCTTTCAGTCCGGGATCTTGAGAATCTCAAAACCATTGCCGGTATTGATTCGATGGCCGCTTCTCTGCTGCTCTGGGAATTCGACCAGGGTGGGTTCCGGACCATCATGGGCGTGGACACGGCCCAACCTAATCTGGGACCGGTCAAGGTGAAGGAATGGCTCAAGGAAGGCCGATTTCCAGAAAATCCCGGAGAGGCCGTTCTGGAAAAGCACTATGCCAAGTTTCGCCACGCTCGGCCGGGAGGTTCTTTTCCCATTGGGGAGCGATCTTTCAAGATAGTCGGGCTCCTCGATGTCAAGGAAGGGTCTCAAATCGCCTCAGCCAATATCTACCTGTCCCTTGCAGATGCCCAGACTGTCTTTTCCGGAGAGACAAGAGGTGTCAACGTGGTCTATTTGCACCTCAAGACCCCCTCCCTTCTTGGCCGGGTCAAAACCCGGATTTCCAAAGAACTGAGCGGGGTTTCGGTCACGAGCTCAGACTCATTTCTCGAGCTCATGGGGGGAGTCTCCAAGATCTCAGATCAATTTTCCCTGCTCGTCTCCGTGGCCGCCCTGGCAGGCGCCATATTCCTGATCATCAAGACCATGCTCTCCAACCTTGTGGCCCGTTCGAGCGAGATCGGCATCCTCAAGGCCGTAGGCTGGAGAGAGAAAGACATTCAAAAACAACTGATGGGAGAGGTCTTGCTGCAGGCTCTCCTGGGAGGTATTTTAGGGGTCATGGCCGGATATGGCATCTCTTATCTCCTGGGATTTCTCTCCATTCCGGTCTCCACTCCCTGGGAAGTGAATCTGATGCCCGCCTTTGCCAAGGACCCGGAGGCCGCCTCCCAGCTTGTTCGACTTCCCGTGAGCGTATCCGCAGGTCTGGTTTCAGCCTCCTTGGCTTTGTCTCTTCTTGCAGGAGGCCTGGCCAGTTGGTTCATGGGAAGGCGTACCGCGCGGATGAAACCCGCGGACATACTGAGGAGGCTGTGA
- a CDS encoding periplasmic heavy metal sensor, with amino-acid sequence MKVNHLKYTLVLSLLMNFSLLGAAGYTYYYQRSPHLPAPLDSGAPGRVPVAAPLIQPHLFEALSLKPEQRKLFEQKAPLFHEALDKRKKEVNRLRGSLFDLLRADHPDSKAIEATIVEINGVQEEMQKMIVAHMLEFKSMLDTGQQKKFFDLIRGAMTKSQDIQCP; translated from the coding sequence ATGAAAGTTAATCATTTGAAGTATACACTCGTTCTGTCCCTGCTCATGAACTTTTCGCTCCTCGGCGCCGCGGGGTACACATATTATTATCAACGGAGCCCGCATCTACCGGCTCCATTGGATTCCGGCGCCCCGGGACGGGTTCCGGTGGCCGCCCCCTTGATCCAGCCCCATCTTTTTGAAGCCCTCTCTCTCAAGCCGGAACAACGAAAGCTGTTCGAGCAAAAAGCGCCGCTGTTCCACGAGGCCCTTGATAAGAGGAAAAAAGAAGTTAACCGGCTCCGGGGATCACTCTTCGACCTCTTGAGGGCAGATCATCCCGACAGCAAAGCCATCGAGGCGACCATAGTCGAAATAAACGGGGTCCAAGAAGAGATGCAGAAAATGATTGTGGCCCACATGCTCGAATTTAAGTCCATGCTGGACACAGGCCAGCAAAAAAAATTCTTCGACCTAATCCGGGGGGCGATGACGAAGAGCCAGGATATCCAGTGTCCCTGA